Proteins found in one Serratia plymuthica genomic segment:
- a CDS encoding DUF2157 domain-containing protein — translation MKFSKKNAAVVRKALNGWVGEGALTAQQQEQLLQHVEVQPFDWRRLARYTFLAALASLVIAITSLFADSALLDWLSGLFRFDAPVRMAMAGILAALAYIWALRRRRRHPEKRYGNEAALFIAVLFTACALWQMGVWLDNGSGRVSLLLMFAALLYGVIGWFSRSGLVWWFALLSLGNAFGVETGYLSGWGAYWLGMSFPIRFIAFGAVLIAAALLLQPLLARRGLERVSLAMGLLYLFIALWLLSIFGNYGDLDSWYSVRQIELFHWSLLFGIAAAVVIWLGLKRDDAMLRGFGLTFLCINLYTRFFEFFWDSMPKAIFFVVLGLSLWALGHYAEKIWQLGRKSHDLTDD, via the coding sequence ATGAAATTCAGCAAGAAGAACGCCGCCGTGGTACGCAAAGCCCTGAACGGCTGGGTCGGCGAAGGCGCGCTGACGGCGCAACAGCAAGAACAGTTGTTGCAGCATGTGGAAGTGCAGCCTTTCGACTGGCGGCGGCTGGCGCGTTATACCTTTCTCGCCGCACTGGCCTCGCTGGTCATTGCCATCACCAGCCTGTTCGCCGACAGCGCTCTGTTGGACTGGCTGAGCGGCTTGTTCCGCTTCGATGCGCCGGTTCGCATGGCGATGGCCGGCATACTGGCCGCGCTGGCCTATATCTGGGCCTTGCGCCGTCGTCGCCGTCATCCGGAAAAACGCTACGGTAATGAGGCCGCGCTGTTCATCGCCGTGCTCTTCACCGCCTGCGCTCTGTGGCAAATGGGCGTCTGGCTGGACAACGGCAGTGGCCGGGTTTCATTGCTGCTGATGTTCGCCGCTCTGCTTTACGGCGTGATTGGCTGGTTCAGCCGCTCCGGGCTGGTGTGGTGGTTTGCCCTGCTGTCGCTCGGCAACGCCTTCGGCGTCGAAACCGGCTACCTTTCCGGCTGGGGCGCTTACTGGCTGGGCATGAGCTTCCCGATTCGCTTTATCGCCTTCGGCGCTGTCCTGATCGCCGCAGCATTGCTGCTGCAACCGCTGCTTGCACGGCGTGGGCTGGAGCGGGTTTCGCTGGCGATGGGGCTGCTGTATTTGTTTATCGCCCTGTGGCTGCTGTCGATCTTCGGCAATTACGGCGATCTTGACAGCTGGTATAGCGTGCGCCAGATCGAACTGTTCCACTGGAGCCTGCTGTTCGGCATCGCCGCCGCAGTGGTCATCTGGTTGGGGCTGAAACGTGACGACGCCATGCTGCGCGGATTCGGTCTGACCTTCCTGTGCATCAACCTTTATACCCGCTTCTTCGAGTTTTTCTGGGACAGCATGCCCAAGGCGATCTTCTTTGTGGTGCTCGGTCTGAGCCTGTGGGCGTTGGGGCACTATGCAGAGAAGATATGGCAACTGGGACGCAAGTCGCACGATCTGACCGATGATTAA
- the tadA gene encoding tRNA adenosine(34) deaminase TadA, with protein sequence MTEYNDEYWMRQALLLAQRAQEEGEVPVGALLVLDNQVIGEGWNRPIGRHDPTAHAEIMALRQGGAVLQNYRLLNATLYVTLEPCVMCAGAMVHSRIRRLVYGAADVKTGAAGSLVDILRHPGMNHQVEIASGVLADECAATLSNFFRLRREQKKALKLAQRAADKPE encoded by the coding sequence ATGACTGAATATAACGATGAATACTGGATGCGTCAGGCGTTGCTGCTTGCCCAGCGTGCTCAGGAAGAAGGCGAGGTGCCGGTGGGTGCGCTGCTGGTGCTGGACAATCAGGTGATTGGCGAAGGCTGGAACCGGCCGATTGGCCGCCACGATCCTACCGCGCATGCGGAGATCATGGCGCTGCGGCAGGGCGGAGCGGTGTTACAGAACTATCGCCTGTTGAATGCCACGTTGTATGTCACCCTGGAGCCGTGCGTGATGTGCGCCGGCGCAATGGTTCACAGCCGCATTCGTCGGCTGGTGTATGGCGCGGCCGATGTGAAAACCGGTGCGGCAGGGTCGCTGGTGGATATTTTGCGCCATCCCGGCATGAACCATCAGGTGGAGATCGCTTCAGGCGTGCTGGCGGACGAATGCGCCGCGACGCTGAGCAACTTTTTCCGCCTGCGCCGCGAGCAGAAAAAAGCGCTTAAGCTGGCGCAGCGCGCGGCGGATAAGCCGGAGTAA
- the mltF gene encoding membrane-bound lytic murein transglycosylase MltF, whose product MKRLKINYILIGVVTLLLALALWPNIAWRGGQGGQLEEIKSRGELRISTLNTPLTYFTTKQGPGGLDYELAKRFANYLGVKLVVIPHNNINDLFDDLDDDDTDLLAAGLIYNQDRLSRARTGPAYYSVSQQLVYRLGTPRPKTFADIKGKLAVASGSAHVSTLKQLKQSKFPDLSWEASSDLTSKELLEQVADGKLDYTLGDSVTIALLQRIHPQLAVAFDVTDEEPVTWYLKRGNDDSLYAAMLDFYSQMVDDGTLARLEEKYLGHVGSFDYVDTRTFLSAIDSVLPTFRSLFEKYANEIDWKLLAAIAYQESHWNPQATSPTGVRGLMMLTRATADGLGVNDRLDPEESIQGGALYLQRLMAKVPDSVPEDERIWFSLAAYNMGWGHMLDARKLTKMQKGNPDSWVDVKQRLPMLSQKRYYPQLTYGYARGREAYNYVENIRRYQVSLVGYLQEKERKAAQEAAEQEALGKGYPVVIPELALNH is encoded by the coding sequence TTGAAACGCCTAAAAATAAACTACATTCTCATCGGTGTTGTTACCTTGCTTCTGGCGCTCGCCCTGTGGCCCAACATTGCCTGGCGCGGTGGCCAGGGAGGGCAGCTCGAAGAGATCAAATCCCGTGGCGAGCTGCGTATCAGTACGCTGAACACGCCGCTAACCTATTTCACCACCAAACAGGGGCCGGGTGGGCTCGATTACGAACTGGCGAAGCGCTTCGCCAACTACCTGGGCGTGAAGCTGGTGGTGATCCCGCACAACAATATCAATGACCTGTTTGACGATCTGGACGATGACGACACCGATCTGCTGGCCGCCGGCCTGATCTACAACCAGGATCGCCTCAGCCGCGCACGCACCGGTCCGGCCTATTATTCCGTATCCCAGCAGTTGGTCTATCGCCTGGGCACCCCACGGCCAAAAACCTTTGCCGATATTAAAGGCAAGCTGGCGGTCGCCTCCGGTTCCGCGCACGTCAGCACGCTGAAGCAGCTTAAGCAAAGTAAATTCCCGGACCTCAGTTGGGAAGCCTCCAGCGACCTGACCTCCAAAGAGCTGCTGGAACAGGTGGCCGACGGCAAGCTCGACTATACCCTCGGCGACTCCGTGACTATCGCCCTGCTGCAGCGCATCCATCCGCAACTGGCGGTCGCGTTCGACGTCACCGATGAAGAGCCGGTCACCTGGTATCTGAAGCGCGGCAACGACGACAGCCTGTATGCGGCGATGCTGGATTTCTATAGCCAGATGGTAGACGACGGCACGCTGGCGCGGCTGGAAGAGAAGTATCTCGGCCACGTCGGCAGCTTCGATTACGTCGATACCAGAACCTTCCTGTCGGCCATCGACTCGGTGCTGCCGACCTTCCGCTCGCTGTTTGAAAAATACGCCAATGAGATCGACTGGAAATTGCTGGCGGCCATCGCCTATCAGGAGTCGCACTGGAACCCGCAGGCCACCTCCCCTACCGGCGTACGCGGCCTGATGATGCTGACGCGGGCCACCGCCGACGGCCTGGGGGTCAACGATCGTCTGGATCCCGAGGAAAGCATTCAGGGCGGCGCACTTTACCTGCAAAGGCTGATGGCCAAGGTGCCCGACAGCGTGCCGGAAGACGAACGCATCTGGTTCTCGCTGGCGGCGTACAACATGGGCTGGGGCCATATGCTCGACGCCCGCAAGCTGACCAAAATGCAAAAAGGCAACCCGGACAGCTGGGTGGACGTCAAACAGCGCCTGCCGATGCTCAGCCAAAAACGTTATTACCCGCAGTTGACCTACGGCTATGCGCGCGGACGCGAAGCTTATAACTACGTGGAAAACATTCGCCGCTATCAGGTCAGCCTGGTCGGCTATCTGCAAGAAAAAGAGAGGAAGGCGGCGCAGGAAGCGGCCGAACAGGAGGCGTTAGGGAAAGGCTATCCGGTCGTTATACCGGAACTGGCGCTTAACCACTGA